In a genomic window of Thunnus thynnus chromosome 16, fThuThy2.1, whole genome shotgun sequence:
- the med6 gene encoding mediator of RNA polymerase II transcription subunit 6, which translates to MASVDFRDNLLGISWVDSGWVPILNPGNVLDYFSERSNPFYDRTCNNEVVKMQRLTLEHLNQMVGVEYILLHAQEPILYIIRKQQRQSPTQLIPLADYYIIAGVVYQAPDLGTVISSRVLSAVHGIQSAFDEAMSYCRYHPSKGYWWHFKDQEEREKAKPKTKKKEEPSSLFQRHRVDTLLMDLRSKFPPTFYQPKPGEKPIPVEVKKEPEPPTEAVKQEEREPATKSSAPAPPSKPPPEKRARLQ; encoded by the exons ATGGCGTCGGTGGATTTCAGAG ACAACCTTCTTGGGATTTCCTGGGTGGACAGCGGCTGGGTGCCTATTCTTAACCCTGGaaatgtgctggactatttctctGAGAGGAGCAACCCCTTTTATGATCGAACCTGTAATAATGAGGTAGTGAAGATGCAGCGGCTTACTCTGGAGCATCTGAA TCAGATGGTGGGAGTGGAGTACATTCTTCTTCATGCTCAGGAGCCAATTCTTTATATAATCCGTAAACAACAGAGGCAGTCACCGACACAAT TGATTCCCTTGGCTGACTACTACATCATAGCTGGAGTTGTGTATCAAGCCCCAGATCTGGGAACAGTAATCAGCTCCAGAGTG CTTTCTGCTGTCCATGGAATCCAGTCTGCGTTTGATGAGGCCATGTCATATTGTCGCTATCACCCATCCAAAGGATACTGGTGGCATTTCAAGGACCAGGAGGAGAGAG AAAAAGCCAAGCCTAAGACTAAGAAGAAAGAGGAGCCTAGTTCACTGTTTCAGAGGCACCGTGTAGACACTCTCCTTATGGACCTCAGGTCAAAATTTCCGCCAACTTTCTACCAG CCTAAGCCTGGCGAGAAGCCTATTCCAG TCGAGGTGAAGAAGGAGCCTGAACCTCCCACAGAAGCTGTCaaacaagaggagagggagCCAGCCACAAAGTCCTCTGCTCCAGCTCCACCAAGCAAGCCGCCTCCCGAGAAGCGAGCAAGGCTACAGTGA